A genomic window from Bordetella genomosp. 9 includes:
- a CDS encoding GntR family transcriptional regulator gives MDPSALAENIAATVYTAVRAKAVSHAFLPGERLNEGELARELNVSRTPLREALHRLATEGFLRSVPGKGFFFRNLDPKELFDLYELRASLEVAAAQLAVERASDEDIAAVASMVREDVAESGCSQLELIAQDEAFHQRFVALAGNLEMSRVLDNINARIQFVRWIDLGAPTRRATHHDHNAIIDALARRDLDACTALLKKHIGRRQDEIVEAAHARIAQLFTQRATRGRA, from the coding sequence ATGGACCCGTCGGCACTGGCCGAGAACATCGCCGCGACGGTCTATACCGCCGTGCGGGCGAAGGCGGTGTCCCATGCCTTCCTGCCGGGGGAGAGGCTGAATGAGGGAGAACTGGCGCGGGAGTTGAATGTGTCCCGCACGCCGTTGCGCGAAGCGTTGCACCGGCTCGCGACCGAAGGCTTCCTGCGTTCAGTGCCGGGGAAGGGGTTCTTCTTCAGGAATCTGGATCCCAAAGAGCTGTTCGACCTGTATGAACTGCGGGCCTCGCTGGAAGTGGCCGCGGCGCAGTTGGCCGTGGAGCGCGCCAGCGATGAAGACATCGCGGCGGTCGCGAGCATGGTCAGGGAGGACGTCGCGGAGAGCGGCTGCTCGCAGCTGGAGCTGATCGCGCAGGACGAGGCATTCCATCAGCGCTTCGTCGCGCTTGCCGGCAATCTCGAGATGTCGCGCGTCCTGGACAACATCAATGCGCGCATACAGTTCGTGCGGTGGATCGACCTGGGCGCGCCCACGCGACGGGCCACGCATCACGATCACAATGCGATCATCGACGCGCTGGCGCGTCGCGATCTCGACGCCTGTACGGCATTGCTTAAAAAGCATATCGGTCGGCGCCAGGACGAAATCGTGGAAGCCGCGCATGCCCGGATCGCCCAGCTCTTTACGCAAAGGGCGACCCGCGGGCGAGCATGA
- a CDS encoding type II toxin-antitoxin system RelE/ParE family toxin, which produces MRWEVEYTDEFEEWWCSLKEGEQDSLIASVRLLETCGPSLGFPHSTAIKGSRHGRMRELRTQHCGRPLRTLYAFDTRRCAILLIGGDKTGDDRWYAEHIPIADSLYDDHLQQLVKEGLIDG; this is translated from the coding sequence ATGCGCTGGGAAGTCGAATACACGGACGAGTTCGAGGAATGGTGGTGCTCCTTGAAAGAGGGCGAACAGGATTCGTTGATCGCGAGCGTACGCTTACTGGAAACGTGCGGCCCCTCTCTGGGCTTCCCGCACAGTACGGCGATCAAGGGATCTAGACACGGCCGAATGCGTGAGCTCAGGACACAGCATTGCGGCCGGCCGTTACGGACGTTGTATGCCTTCGACACGCGGCGCTGCGCGATCTTGCTGATCGGCGGCGATAAAACAGGGGATGATCGGTGGTACGCCGAGCATATACCAATCGCGGATAGTCTCTACGACGATCACCTCCAGCAGCTTGTTAAAGAGGGGCTTATCGATGGCTAA
- a CDS encoding MaoC/PaaZ C-terminal domain-containing protein — MNLDAVKTWSRTVVHEYTERDCALYALAIGAVSDPLDPCQLRLVDETDQVVVPTMAAVLASPGFWARDDKSMGIDATRLIQGDQRIALERPLPPQGRIVGISRVCRVTDKGKDKGALITVCKTLQSEDGEIYGRAWQLFYCRGDGGFSASGADDILLTQAVPAALAPAPARPPDKRTTYHVRDDAALLYRLCGDGNRLHIDPAIARQAGFPRPILHGLATYGFAAVAAIRACAQGDVTRLTRFDARFSAPVYPSDDIEFRMWDEGGHVALEGYVASRDAVVISHVQAAFKP, encoded by the coding sequence ATGAATCTCGATGCCGTCAAAACATGGAGCCGAACCGTCGTTCACGAATACACCGAACGCGATTGCGCGCTGTATGCGCTGGCGATCGGCGCCGTATCCGATCCGCTGGACCCTTGCCAGCTGCGCCTGGTGGATGAAACCGATCAAGTCGTGGTGCCCACCATGGCGGCCGTGCTTGCGTCGCCAGGGTTCTGGGCACGCGACGACAAGTCCATGGGGATAGACGCGACGCGCCTGATCCAGGGGGACCAGCGCATCGCATTGGAACGGCCCCTGCCGCCACAGGGCCGCATCGTCGGCATCTCGCGGGTGTGCCGCGTGACGGACAAAGGAAAAGACAAGGGCGCGCTGATCACCGTATGCAAGACCTTGCAGTCTGAAGACGGCGAGATCTACGGACGCGCGTGGCAGCTGTTCTATTGCCGTGGCGACGGTGGCTTCTCGGCAAGCGGCGCGGACGACATCCTCCTGACGCAGGCAGTCCCCGCGGCGCTGGCCCCCGCGCCGGCGCGCCCGCCGGACAAGCGCACCACTTATCACGTCCGCGACGACGCCGCGCTGCTCTACCGCCTGTGCGGGGACGGCAACCGATTGCATATCGATCCCGCGATAGCCCGGCAAGCGGGTTTTCCGCGCCCCATCCTGCATGGCCTGGCGACGTATGGCTTTGCCGCCGTGGCGGCGATCCGGGCCTGCGCGCAAGGCGACGTGACGCGGCTGACGCGTTTCGACGCGCGATTTTCCGCCCCCGTCTATCCGTCCGACGACATCGAGTTCCGGATGTGGGACGAGGGCGGCCATGTGGCGCTCGAAGGATATGTCGCCTCCCGCGACGCCGTGGTCATCAGCCACGTTCAAGCCGCATTCAAACCATAG
- a CDS encoding MaoC family dehydratase — MTHAFDTLAAGHKIEGQPFTPTRESIRAFCEASLDYNPLHWDDNYMQGNFGKTNFGGIIMHGMNNFGVITRMLTDWLYEHGGMQRRLETRWKSPVKPGDTITPHAVVTATRKTDKSRWATLDVQVLNQRGETVAVGEAMVEFPH, encoded by the coding sequence ATGACCCACGCATTCGACACGCTCGCGGCCGGCCACAAGATCGAGGGCCAGCCCTTCACGCCTACACGCGAATCCATCCGCGCATTCTGCGAAGCTTCGCTGGACTACAACCCCCTGCATTGGGACGACAACTACATGCAGGGCAATTTCGGCAAGACCAATTTCGGCGGCATCATCATGCACGGCATGAACAACTTCGGCGTGATCACGCGCATGCTGACCGACTGGCTGTACGAACACGGCGGCATGCAGCGTCGGCTCGAAACGCGCTGGAAGTCGCCCGTGAAGCCGGGCGACACCATCACGCCGCACGCCGTCGTCACCGCCACCCGCAAGACCGACAAAAGCCGCTGGGCCACCCTGGACGTACAGGTGCTGAACCAGCGCGGCGAAACCGTTGCGGTGGGTGAAGCCATGGTGGAATTCCCGCACTGA
- a CDS encoding IclR family transcriptional regulator domain-containing protein: protein MATPESESFVRTFARGLKIIETMGQGEARQTLADVAAAVDLPRTAVRRFLLTLIELSFVKTDGKHYWLTPKVLRLGLSYLYTLPFWRQSQLALEELGARIGQSCAVSVLDEEDIVYVQRLHTKRILSMSPSLGSRLPAHAVSMGRVLLSGLEDDALDAYLQSAKLKKLTTITVVDRDRLRETVMLARERGYAWVDGELDDSIAGLAVPVRDQDGTIVAAINVSLPAGAYQEDAAVAEFLQPLRQTASQLRSTMVGLR from the coding sequence ATGGCAACGCCGGAAAGCGAGTCCTTCGTCCGCACCTTCGCGCGCGGGCTCAAGATCATCGAGACGATGGGCCAAGGCGAGGCGCGGCAGACGCTCGCCGACGTCGCGGCGGCCGTCGACCTGCCGCGCACGGCGGTGCGGCGTTTCCTGTTGACGCTGATCGAGCTGTCCTTCGTCAAGACGGACGGCAAGCACTATTGGCTGACGCCCAAGGTGCTGCGCCTGGGGCTGTCGTACCTGTACACGCTGCCGTTCTGGCGGCAATCGCAGCTGGCGCTGGAAGAACTGGGCGCGCGGATCGGCCAGTCCTGCGCCGTGTCGGTGCTGGACGAGGAAGACATCGTCTACGTCCAACGCCTGCACACCAAGCGCATCCTGTCCATGAGCCCGTCGCTGGGCAGCCGGCTGCCGGCGCATGCCGTGTCGATGGGACGGGTGCTGCTGTCCGGGTTGGAAGACGACGCCCTGGACGCGTATCTGCAAAGTGCGAAGCTGAAGAAGCTGACCACCATCACCGTGGTGGACCGCGACCGCCTGCGCGAGACGGTCATGCTGGCGCGCGAGCGCGGCTATGCCTGGGTGGATGGCGAACTGGACGACTCCATCGCCGGCCTGGCCGTGCCGGTGCGCGACCAGGACGGCACCATCGTCGCCGCCATCAACGTCAGCCTGCCGGCCGGCGCCTATCAGGAAGACGCCGCGGTGGCCGAATTCCTGCAACCCCTGCGCCAGACCGCGTCGCAGCTGCGGTCGACGATGGTGGGGCTGCGGTAG
- a CDS encoding CaiB/BaiF CoA transferase family protein — translation MTATSNTPARDQDTADQAARKALSHIRVLDLSRILAGPWCTQNLADLGADVIKVERPGSGDDTRGWGPPWIRDGAGQDTRDSTYYAAANRGKKSLTLDISTPEGQRIARDLAAQSDVVIENYKIGDLKRYGLDYESLRAINPRLVYCSITGYGQDGPSASKPGYDFVFQAIGGLMSITGERDDLPGGGPQKAGIAIADVITGMYATIAILAALNHRDVSGLGQYIDMALLDCIVALGGNQVTGYFATGKAPRRYGNAHASLVPYQVFTVADGEIVVAVGNDDQWQRYCAAIERPDLAADPRWHKVTGRIQGRDTLVPALARTMLDRSASDWLQRLESHGVPCGRINDYEQVFQDPQVVHRGLRVDIPRPANADIDGVVSTIASPLRLRDTPPRYDLPPPRLGDNTEAVLGTLLGYTARQIAELRERRIV, via the coding sequence ATGACGGCAACGAGCAACACCCCGGCGCGCGACCAGGATACGGCGGACCAGGCCGCCAGGAAGGCGCTTTCGCACATCCGGGTACTGGACCTGTCGCGCATCCTGGCCGGCCCCTGGTGCACGCAGAACCTGGCCGACCTGGGCGCGGACGTCATCAAGGTCGAACGCCCCGGCAGCGGCGACGACACGCGCGGCTGGGGTCCGCCCTGGATCCGCGACGGCGCAGGCCAGGACACACGCGACTCCACCTATTACGCGGCCGCCAACCGTGGCAAGAAATCGCTGACCCTGGATATCTCCACACCTGAAGGCCAGCGCATCGCGCGCGACCTGGCGGCGCAAAGCGACGTAGTCATCGAGAACTACAAGATCGGCGACCTGAAGCGCTACGGCCTGGACTACGAAAGCCTGCGCGCCATCAATCCCCGTCTGGTGTATTGCTCCATCACCGGCTACGGGCAGGATGGGCCGAGCGCCAGCAAGCCGGGCTACGATTTCGTCTTCCAGGCCATCGGCGGCTTGATGAGCATTACCGGCGAACGCGACGACCTGCCCGGCGGCGGCCCCCAGAAAGCCGGCATTGCCATTGCCGACGTCATCACCGGCATGTACGCCACCATCGCCATCCTGGCCGCGCTCAATCATCGCGACGTCTCGGGCCTGGGCCAGTACATCGACATGGCCTTGCTGGATTGCATCGTCGCACTCGGCGGCAACCAGGTCACGGGCTACTTCGCCACCGGCAAGGCGCCGCGCCGCTACGGCAATGCGCACGCCAGCCTGGTGCCCTATCAGGTCTTCACCGTCGCCGATGGCGAGATCGTGGTGGCGGTCGGCAACGACGACCAGTGGCAGCGCTATTGCGCCGCCATCGAACGCCCCGACCTGGCCGCCGACCCACGCTGGCACAAGGTCACCGGCCGCATCCAGGGCCGCGATACGCTCGTGCCCGCCCTGGCGCGCACCATGCTGGACCGGAGCGCGAGCGATTGGCTGCAACGCCTGGAATCGCACGGCGTGCCCTGCGGCCGCATCAACGACTACGAACAGGTGTTCCAGGATCCGCAGGTCGTACATCGCGGGTTGCGCGTCGACATCCCGAGGCCGGCGAACGCCGACATCGATGGCGTGGTGTCCACCATCGCCAGCCCGCTGCGGCTGCGCGACACGCCGCCACGCTACGACCTGCCGCCACCACGCCTGGGCGACAACACGGAAGCCGTGCTCGGCACCTTGCTCGGCTATACCGCGCGGCAGATCGCCGAACTGCGCGAGCGCCGCATCGTTTGA
- a CDS encoding Bug family tripartite tricarboxylate transporter substrate binding protein → MKKSWLRNVAALALGALCVGPLAAAAQTFPDHAVRIVVPFPPGGTTDILARMLGNALGTEWKQPVVIENKPGASGTIFSEQLARTPADGYTLMVTATHHVINPALYKNLRYDTTADFTPIAQVAAVPNVLVVNTDFAERNRIDTAADLVAYAKANPGKVNFGSAGTGGANHLSGELFKSMTGVSMVHIPYKGAAPALNDLLGGQIPVMFDSVPGVLQHIRAGKLRALGVTSLTRSAALPDVPTLDEAGIKGFEATAWFGLYAPGNMDPKLTAKLSHDVLAALNTPAIKEQFAQQGAVPGMMKQPEFARFVAAEMDKWAKVIDDAHITIQ, encoded by the coding sequence ATGAAGAAATCATGGCTGCGCAATGTGGCCGCCCTGGCGCTGGGCGCGTTGTGCGTGGGGCCGCTGGCGGCCGCCGCGCAAACCTTCCCCGATCATGCGGTACGCATCGTCGTGCCGTTCCCGCCGGGCGGCACGACCGATATACTGGCGCGCATGCTGGGCAACGCGCTGGGCACCGAATGGAAACAGCCGGTGGTGATCGAGAACAAGCCTGGCGCCAGCGGCACCATCTTCTCGGAACAACTGGCCCGCACGCCAGCCGACGGCTACACGCTGATGGTCACGGCCACGCATCACGTCATCAACCCCGCGCTGTACAAGAACCTGCGTTACGACACCACGGCCGACTTCACGCCGATCGCACAGGTGGCCGCCGTACCCAACGTGCTGGTCGTGAACACGGATTTCGCCGAACGCAACCGCATCGACACCGCCGCCGATCTGGTGGCCTACGCCAAGGCCAATCCGGGCAAGGTGAATTTCGGCTCGGCCGGCACGGGCGGCGCCAACCACCTGTCGGGCGAACTGTTCAAGTCCATGACCGGCGTCAGCATGGTCCACATCCCCTACAAGGGCGCGGCGCCGGCGCTGAACGACCTGCTGGGCGGGCAGATCCCCGTCATGTTCGACTCGGTTCCCGGCGTGCTCCAGCACATCAGGGCAGGCAAGCTGCGCGCGCTCGGCGTCACATCGCTGACGCGCTCCGCCGCGCTGCCGGACGTCCCGACGCTGGACGAGGCCGGCATCAAGGGCTTCGAAGCCACCGCCTGGTTCGGCCTGTACGCGCCTGGCAACATGGACCCGAAGCTCACCGCGAAGCTGTCGCATGATGTCCTGGCAGCCTTGAACACGCCGGCCATCAAGGAACAGTTCGCGCAGCAGGGCGCGGTCCCCGGCATGATGAAACAGCCGGAATTCGCCCGCTTCGTCGCCGCCGAAATGGACAAGTGGGCCAAGGTCATCGACGACGCCCACATCACCATCCAATGA
- a CDS encoding SDR family NAD(P)-dependent oxidoreductase translates to MTQSMSGKVAIVTGAGGGIGRDIALQFAQAGARVVVNDIGASLSGEGSDDGPAAAVVREIRMAGGEAAANTDSIATRTGAQRLVQQAVDTYGRIDCVVNNAGILRDRFFHKMSDEEWDAVLKVHLYGSFYTSSAAAPYFKEQGSGAYVHMTSTSGLVGNRAQANYAAAKMGIVGLSRTIAIDMQRAGVRSNCIAPFAWGRMVASVPVTTEAQALAAERKQLLMTPAKVAPLAVYLASELARDVNGQVFAVRGNEIMLMSQPRPVKSVHMSDGWTPESIADYALPAMRGALTPLEETADVFNWQPI, encoded by the coding sequence ATGACGCAGTCCATGTCAGGCAAGGTAGCCATCGTCACAGGCGCGGGGGGCGGAATCGGCCGCGACATCGCATTGCAGTTCGCCCAGGCAGGCGCCCGCGTGGTGGTCAACGACATCGGGGCGTCGTTGAGCGGCGAAGGAAGCGACGACGGCCCGGCAGCCGCTGTGGTCCGCGAAATCCGCATGGCCGGCGGCGAGGCCGCGGCCAACACCGACTCCATCGCGACGCGCACCGGCGCACAACGCCTCGTGCAGCAGGCGGTGGACACCTATGGACGCATCGATTGCGTCGTCAACAACGCCGGCATCCTGCGCGACCGGTTCTTCCACAAGATGAGCGACGAAGAGTGGGACGCGGTGCTCAAGGTGCATTTGTACGGCTCCTTCTATACCAGCAGCGCCGCCGCGCCCTACTTCAAGGAACAGGGCAGCGGCGCCTATGTGCACATGACCTCGACGTCGGGACTGGTCGGCAACCGGGCGCAGGCCAACTACGCCGCCGCCAAGATGGGCATCGTCGGCCTGTCCCGCACCATCGCCATAGACATGCAGCGCGCCGGCGTGCGTTCCAACTGCATCGCGCCTTTCGCCTGGGGCCGCATGGTGGCATCGGTGCCGGTCACCACGGAAGCCCAGGCGCTGGCTGCCGAGCGCAAGCAGCTGCTGATGACGCCCGCCAAGGTCGCGCCGCTGGCGGTCTATCTCGCCAGCGAGCTGGCGCGCGATGTGAACGGACAGGTGTTTGCCGTGCGTGGCAATGAAATCATGCTCATGAGCCAGCCGCGGCCGGTGAAGTCCGTGCACATGTCCGATGGCTGGACACCGGAAAGCATCGCGGACTACGCCTTGCCGGCGATGCGTGGCGCGCTGACGCCGCTGGAAGAAACCGCGGACGTATTCAACTGGC
- a CDS encoding thiolase domain-containing protein, with translation MTIKGRACIAGVFEHPLRKAEQHSVAQLHAECARGALADAGLTARDVDAYFCAGDAPGLGPLSMLDYLGLRVRHLDTTETGGSSYLIHVAHAAQAIAAGKCNVALITLAGKPRTDPSTAKPREYGATSPDSAFELPFGMNTLAGYAMVARRHMHEHGTTAEQLAWIKVAAATHAQHNPHAMLRKPVTVEEVVNSPLVADPLHRLDCCVVSDGGGALIVTRPEIARELARPVVTVLGAGEAARGVYGGDGDLLVTGAAQSGAQAYAEAGVTPADIQYASIYDSFTITVLLQLEDLGFCRKGEGGRFVQDGNLISGVGRLPFNTDGGGLCNNHPANRGGITKVIEAVRQLRGEAHPAVQVPNCEIALAQGTGGNLGARHGSATLILGRS, from the coding sequence ATGACCATCAAGGGACGAGCCTGTATCGCGGGCGTCTTCGAACACCCGTTGCGCAAGGCAGAACAGCATTCGGTCGCCCAGCTGCACGCGGAATGCGCGCGGGGCGCCCTGGCGGACGCCGGGCTCACCGCCCGCGACGTGGACGCATACTTCTGCGCCGGCGACGCGCCCGGGCTGGGTCCCCTTTCCATGCTCGACTACCTGGGACTCCGGGTCAGGCACCTGGACACCACCGAGACCGGCGGATCGTCGTACCTCATTCACGTCGCGCATGCGGCCCAGGCCATCGCGGCGGGCAAATGCAACGTCGCCCTGATCACATTGGCAGGCAAGCCGCGCACCGACCCCTCGACGGCCAAGCCGCGCGAGTATGGGGCGACGTCGCCCGATTCCGCCTTCGAGCTGCCCTTCGGCATGAATACGCTGGCCGGATACGCCATGGTCGCGCGACGCCACATGCACGAACACGGCACCACGGCCGAGCAGCTGGCGTGGATCAAGGTCGCGGCCGCCACCCACGCGCAGCACAACCCCCACGCGATGCTCCGCAAGCCCGTGACGGTGGAAGAGGTCGTCAATTCACCGCTGGTGGCGGATCCGCTGCACCGCCTGGATTGCTGCGTGGTGAGCGACGGCGGCGGCGCCTTGATCGTCACGCGTCCCGAGATCGCCCGCGAGCTGGCGCGCCCGGTCGTCACCGTCCTGGGGGCTGGAGAAGCCGCACGTGGGGTCTACGGCGGGGACGGCGACCTGCTGGTGACCGGCGCCGCCCAGTCAGGCGCGCAGGCATACGCGGAAGCCGGCGTCACGCCGGCCGACATCCAGTACGCGTCGATTTACGACAGCTTCACCATCACCGTTCTATTGCAGCTGGAGGACCTGGGCTTCTGCCGCAAAGGCGAAGGCGGCCGCTTCGTGCAGGACGGCAACCTTATTTCCGGCGTCGGCCGCCTGCCCTTCAACACCGATGGCGGCGGCCTGTGCAACAACCACCCGGCCAATCGCGGCGGCATCACCAAGGTGATCGAGGCAGTACGCCAGCTGCGCGGCGAAGCCCACCCCGCCGTCCAGGTGCCGAACTGCGAAATCGCCCTGGCCCAGGGAACGGGCGGCAATCTGGGCGCCCGCCATGGGAGCGCCACCCTCATCCTGGGAAGGAGTTGA
- a CDS encoding XRE family transcriptional regulator codes for MAKKFSELYAKVPAARRARIEAKTRAMLAEMPLQELRQARGLSQKMLAELLHVQQPSIAKLEKRTDMYISTLRSHIEAMGGELDVIARFPDGSVKISNFSEIDENAAA; via the coding sequence ATGGCTAAGAAATTTTCTGAGCTGTACGCGAAGGTGCCGGCAGCGCGCCGCGCGCGCATAGAAGCAAAGACCCGGGCGATGCTAGCTGAGATGCCGCTCCAAGAGCTTCGCCAAGCCCGCGGTCTATCGCAGAAGATGCTCGCCGAGCTGCTGCACGTGCAGCAGCCCTCCATCGCCAAGTTGGAGAAGCGCACCGACATGTACATCTCCACGCTGCGGAGCCATATCGAGGCCATGGGAGGCGAGCTCGATGTGATCGCGCGTTTTCCCGATGGCTCGGTGAAGATAAGCAATTTCTCGGAGATCGACGAGAACGCCGCGGCCTGA
- a CDS encoding Zn-ribbon domain-containing OB-fold protein yields the protein MQESPLATYRRHLSAGRLAYQYDPATARAVFPPRVLGPGSGSGMRDLEWRISAGLGTIHAITIVHPRDQDAYNVVLVDMDEGFRLMSRVEGADTRPAIGTRVRMRACMPADGGEPYPVFDILDAAGTREAA from the coding sequence ATGCAGGAATCCCCACTGGCGACCTACCGCCGCCATCTGTCGGCGGGACGTCTCGCCTATCAGTACGACCCGGCCACCGCCCGCGCGGTGTTCCCGCCACGCGTGCTGGGCCCCGGTTCGGGCTCGGGCATGCGGGATCTGGAGTGGCGCATCAGCGCCGGCCTGGGCACCATCCACGCCATCACCATCGTACATCCACGCGACCAGGACGCCTACAACGTGGTGCTGGTGGACATGGACGAAGGCTTCCGCCTCATGAGCCGGGTGGAAGGCGCCGACACGCGGCCCGCCATCGGTACGAGGGTGCGGATGCGCGCCTGCATGCCCGCCGACGGCGGCGAACCCTATCCGGTGTTCGACATCCTGGACGCGGCCGGAACGCGGGAGGCCGCATGA
- a CDS encoding thiolase, whose translation MNTPLRRGATAIVGAAESDLGKVAPGLGPIDLMAQAAGRALDDCGLSLRDVDGVFATTSQSRMPTLALCEYLGLQPRHHDATNMGGASFMTMIGHAQAAIEAGLCEVALIAYGSTQRSLGRANVAAPDPNPHEAPYRPLYTASSYALAASRHMHEYGTTRRQLAEIAVAARQWALRNPAAWEKKPLTVDDVLASPMISEPLTLRDCCLVTDGGGALIVTSTERARDLRRAPAYVLGVGEAISHYSISAMPDLTTTAAVQSGAQAYRMAGLRPADVDAAQLYDAFTITTLLFLEDLGFCPKGEGGRYVEDGRIAPGGELPVNTSGGGLSYCHPGMYGIFALIEAVRQLRGDGGERQVAGCETALAHGNGGTLSSQSTVILGSAATL comes from the coding sequence ATGAACACGCCATTGCGTCGCGGCGCCACCGCCATCGTCGGCGCCGCCGAATCCGACCTGGGCAAAGTCGCGCCGGGCCTGGGTCCGATCGATCTCATGGCGCAAGCCGCGGGACGCGCCCTGGACGACTGCGGCCTGTCGCTGCGCGACGTGGACGGCGTATTCGCCACCACGTCGCAAAGCCGGATGCCCACCCTGGCGCTCTGCGAATACCTGGGCCTGCAGCCGCGCCATCACGACGCCACCAACATGGGCGGCGCATCCTTCATGACGATGATCGGCCACGCCCAGGCCGCCATCGAAGCCGGGCTGTGCGAGGTCGCGCTGATTGCCTACGGCAGCACCCAACGCAGCCTGGGCCGCGCCAACGTCGCGGCGCCGGATCCCAATCCGCACGAAGCGCCCTACCGGCCGCTCTACACGGCCAGCTCCTATGCGCTGGCGGCGTCGCGCCATATGCACGAATACGGCACCACGCGGCGCCAATTGGCGGAAATCGCGGTGGCGGCGCGGCAGTGGGCCTTGCGCAATCCGGCGGCCTGGGAAAAGAAGCCGTTGACCGTTGACGACGTGCTGGCGTCGCCCATGATCAGCGAGCCCTTGACGCTACGCGACTGCTGCCTGGTCACCGACGGCGGCGGGGCGCTGATCGTGACCAGCACCGAACGCGCTCGCGACCTGCGCCGCGCGCCGGCGTACGTGCTGGGCGTGGGCGAGGCCATCAGCCATTACTCGATCTCCGCCATGCCCGACCTGACCACTACGGCGGCCGTGCAATCCGGCGCCCAGGCCTATCGCATGGCTGGCCTGAGACCCGCGGACGTGGACGCGGCGCAGCTGTACGACGCCTTCACCATCACCACGCTGCTGTTCCTGGAAGACCTGGGCTTCTGCCCCAAGGGCGAAGGCGGACGCTACGTCGAGGACGGCCGCATCGCGCCGGGCGGCGAACTGCCGGTGAACACCAGCGGCGGTGGCCTGTCCTATTGCCATCCCGGCATGTACGGCATCTTCGCCTTGATCGAAGCCGTACGGCAGTTGCGCGGCGATGGCGGCGAACGTCAGGTCGCCGGCTGCGAGACGGCACTGGCGCACGGCAACGGCGGGACGCTGTCCAGCCAGAGCACGGTGATCCTGGGCAGCGCGGCCACGCTCTGA
- a CDS encoding Zn-ribbon domain-containing OB-fold protein gives MFLDNREWPAPATNPENEAFFTAAAQGKLLYGHCVSCGRAHYYPRRSCPHCFSASVDWVEASGRGQIYTYTVTGNETDRQVLAFIELDEGVRMLSNIVGAPPTMLAVGARVRVAFGRAGTVRVPVFVMDEAGPGA, from the coding sequence ATGTTCCTGGACAACCGGGAGTGGCCCGCGCCTGCCACCAACCCTGAAAACGAAGCCTTCTTCACCGCCGCCGCGCAAGGCAAGCTGCTTTACGGCCACTGCGTCTCATGCGGGCGGGCCCATTACTACCCCCGTCGAAGCTGCCCGCACTGCTTCTCGGCCTCGGTCGATTGGGTGGAGGCAAGCGGGCGCGGCCAGATCTATACGTACACAGTCACCGGCAATGAAACGGACCGGCAGGTCCTCGCCTTCATCGAACTGGACGAAGGCGTCCGGATGCTCAGCAACATCGTCGGCGCGCCGCCCACGATGCTGGCCGTGGGGGCCAGGGTGCGCGTCGCATTCGGCCGCGCGGGGACCGTCCGGGTGCCCGTCTTTGTCATGGACGAAGCGGGGCCCGGCGCATGA
- a CDS encoding MaoC family dehydratase, with translation MTQTTFETDFWKDAAARKIWDDIVPGEPRKTIPYTLTLEAIQKYCKVVGDMHPLYFDEDYAKKSPYKGLIAPPAIHILLMFACTPTDDWMRSPGTVNAGQSWSYNTPARPGDVIRLEARALDKFIRKDRLFVVHDNVFFNQNDEVICSGRGWTIRPM, from the coding sequence ATGACACAAACCACATTCGAGACAGATTTCTGGAAAGACGCCGCGGCGCGAAAGATCTGGGACGACATCGTTCCCGGCGAACCCCGCAAGACCATCCCCTACACGCTCACGCTGGAAGCCATCCAGAAGTACTGCAAGGTCGTCGGCGACATGCACCCCCTGTACTTTGACGAGGACTACGCGAAAAAGTCGCCCTACAAGGGCCTGATCGCGCCGCCCGCCATCCACATCCTGCTGATGTTCGCCTGCACGCCCACCGACGACTGGATGCGCAGCCCGGGGACCGTCAACGCCGGCCAGTCCTGGAGCTACAACACGCCCGCGCGACCGGGCGACGTCATCCGGCTGGAGGCCCGCGCGCTGGACAAGTTCATCCGCAAGGATCGCCTGTTCGTCGTGCATGACAACGTCTTCTTCAACCAGAACGACGAAGTGATCTGCTCCGGCCGCGGCTGGACCATCCGCCCCATGTAA